A window of Hyperolius riggenbachi isolate aHypRig1 chromosome 1, aHypRig1.pri, whole genome shotgun sequence contains these coding sequences:
- the LOC137551492 gene encoding aldehyde dehydrogenase X, mitochondrial-like has translation MFSKQAYHGISTFRQMAASYSITKAQKPLKDVRFTKLFINHEWQNAVSGKTFPTVDPSTGEVIAHVAEADKADVNLAVEAARKAFRLGSPWRRTDASERGRLLNHLADLMERDRVYLASLESLDNGKPFSVSYHLDVAEAIKIYRYFAGFADKNHGKTIPMDGNHFSYTRHEPVGVCGQIIPWNFPLLMQCWKLAPALATGNTVVMKVAEQTPLSALYVASLIKEAGFPAGVVNMLTGFGPTAGAAIARHMDIDKVAFTGSTSVGRLIQQAAGESNLKRVTLELGGKSPCVVLADADLEHAVEQCHQAVFFNMGQCCTAGSRTYVEESIYSEFLERSIVRAEARKIGDPFEPNTEHGPQIDKEQFNKILDYIKIGQKEGAKLLCGGERYGDHGFFIKPTVFADVNDGMRIAKEEIFGPVQSILKFKKLDEAIESANNTKYGLAAGIFTKDLEKAMYLSQALQAGTVWINTYNIVASQTPFGGYKESGNGRELGEDGLKAYTEVKTVTIKIPEKNS, from the coding sequence ATGTTCTCTAAGCAGGCTTACCATGGCATCTCCACATTTCGTCAAATGGCAGCTTCATACTCCATAACAAAAGCACAGAAGCCTTTAAAAGATGTACGGTTCACTAAATTATTCATAAACCATGAATGGCAGAATGCTGTCAGTGGGAAGACATTTCCAACAGTGGACCCTTCCACTGGAGAAGTCATTGCTCATGTGGCTGAAGCAGACAAGGCTGATGTCAACTTAGCAGTAGAAGCTGCAAGAAAAGCCTTTAGACTGGGATCTCCATGGCGTCGTACAGATGCCTCAGAGAGGGGCAGACTTTTGAATCATCTTGCAGACCTTATGGAAAGGGACAGGGTCTACCTGGCATCCTTGGAATCGCTGGATAATGGTAAACCATTTTCAGTCTCTTATCATTTAGACGTTGCTGAAGCTATCAAGatttacagatattttgcagGATTTGCTGACAAAAATCATGGAAAAACCATCCCCATGGATGGAAACCATTTCTCCTACACCAGACACGAACCTGTTGGCGTTTGTGGTCAGATTATTCCTTGGAATTTTCCATTGTTAATGCAGTGCTGGAAACTAGCACCAGCACTAGCTACTGGAAACACCGTTGTTATGAAAGTTGCTGAGCAAACGCCACTCTCTGCTTTATATGTGGCATCCTTGATCAAAGAAGCAGGCTTTCCAGCAGGTGTGGTAAACATGTTGACAGGGTTTGGACCCACTGCAGGCGCAGCCATTGCAAGACACATGGATATCGATAAAGTTGCATTCACTGGTTCTACAAGTGTTGGCCGACTAATACAGCAAGCTGCTGGTGAATCAAACCTTAAAAGAGTCACGCTTGAACTTGGTGGAAAAAGCCCTTGTGTTGTCTTGGCGGATGCAGACCTGGAACATGCAGTAGAACAATGTCATCAAGCTGTGTTTTTCAACATGGGTCAATGCTGCACTGCTGGTTCTAGAACCTATGTGGAAGAATCAATTTATAGTGAATTTCTTGAGAGATCTATAGTGAGAGCAGAAGCAAGGAAGATTGGAGATCCCTTTGAACCAAATACAGAGCATGGACCTCAAATAGATAAAGAACAGTTCAATAAAATCCTGGACTATATTAAAATTGGACAAAAAGAAGGTGCCAAACTTTTATGCGGTGGAGAACGCTATGGTGATCATGGCTTTTTTATCAAGCCCACTGTTTTCGCTGATGTAAATGATGGTATGAGAATTGCAAAAGAAGAAATATTTGGTCCAGTACAGTCAATACTTAAGTTTAAGAAACTTGATGAAGCTATTGAAAGTGCCAATAACACAAAGTATGGACTAGCTGCAGGTATCTTTACAAAAGACCTAGAGAAAGCAATGTACCTATCCCAAGCATTGCAAGCTGGTACAGTTTGGATCAATACCTATAACATTGTAGCCTCTCAGACTCCATTTGGGGGCTACAAAGAATCTGGAAATGGAAGAGAATTAGGGGAAGATGGACTAAAAGCTTACACTGAAGTGAAAACAGTCACAATAAAAATTCCTGAAAAGAACTCTTGA